GCTCGATGCCGCGCTCGGGATCGGCGGGGTCCCGCGCGGTCGCGTGCTCGAGATCTACGGTCCGGAGTCTTCGGGGAAGACGACGCTCACCCTGAGCATCATCGCGCAGGCTCAGAAGGCGGGCGGGAACGCGGTCTTCATCGACGCGGAGCACGCCCTGGACGCGGCGTACGCGAAGAAGCTCGGCGTCGACATCGAAAACCTGCACGTGGCACAGCCCGATACGGGGGAGGAAGCGCTCGAGATCGCCGAGCACCTGGTGCGCAGCGGCGCCATCGACGTGATCGTGATCGACTCGGTGGCCGCGCTCGTGCCGAAGGCGGAGATCGAGGGGGAGATGGGAGACTCGCACATGGGTCTCCAGGCGCGCCTCATGTCGCAGGCGCTGCGCAAGCTCACCGGCACGATCTCCAAGTCGAAGACGACCGTTATCTTCATCAACCAGATCCGCATGCAGATCGGCGTGATGTTCGGAAACCCGGAAACGACGACCGGCGGGCGCGCGCTCAAGTTCTACGCCTCGGTGCGCATGGATATACGGCGAATCGGCGCGATCAAGGACGGGGAGAACGTGATCGGCAGCCACGTCAAGGTGAAGGTCGTGAAAAACAAGGTCGCCGCCCCCTTCAAGGAGGCGGAGTTCGACATCCTGTACAACGAAGGAATCTCGCGGGAGGGAGAGCTCCTGGATCTCGCGATCGAGCGAACCCTCGTGCAGAAGAGCGGCACGTGGTTCTCGTTCGGCGAGGAGCGCATCGGTCAGGGCCGCGAGAACGCTCGACTCTGGCTCAAAGAGCATCCCGACGCTGTGGCCGAGCTGGAGCGGAAGCTCCGCGAGGCGCTGGGGCTCACGCGCGTTGCCGCCGCGCCGGCGGACCCCGCGGCGGCCGATGGCAAGGGAGAGCGCCGGGTCCGCATCTAGACCGATGACACTGAGCCCCGAGCGGGCGGGTTCGGAGGAGGCCGCGAAGGAGGCGGCTCTGAGGATCCTCGCCCGCGGGCCCCGCACCGAGCGGGAGGTGGAGGACCGCCTCCGCGGGCGCGGGTATCATTCGGATGCGGTGGAGCGCGCCCTCGAGCGCCTCCGCCGCGTCTCGCTACTGGACGACCGCGCCTTCGTGCGGTCTTTTTTGCGAACGGAGCTCTTCAAGGCGCCGCAGGGAAAGCGGCTTCTGGAGGTGAAGCTCAGGCGCCGGGGCGTCTCGGACGCGCTGATCCGGGACGTGGACGCGCTGCTCGAAGAGGACCCCGACCTCACGGGCCGCTCGCTCGCGAGCGAGGGAGGGCGCGCCGCGGCGGGCGCGGCGCAGCTTCGACGCCGTTACGCGCGGCTCAAGCCCGAGCTGTACCGACGCCGCATGCAGCAGGCGCTCGCCCGGCGGGGATTCGCCTGGGACACCATCCGAGAAATCCTGGGAGAGGACACGTAAGGAACGCTCGATGCGGAAAACCAGCGACGAGCTGCGCCGGATCTTTCTCGAGTTCTTCAAGGATCGGGGGCATCCCCGCCTGCCTCATGCTCCGCTCGTCCCCAT
This region of Candidatus Eisenbacteria bacterium genomic DNA includes:
- the recA gene encoding recombinase RecA; this translates as MSKERAKALELAVQQIERQFGKGAIMKLGEESARVQVDSIATGSIALDAALGIGGVPRGRVLEIYGPESSGKTTLTLSIIAQAQKAGGNAVFIDAEHALDAAYAKKLGVDIENLHVAQPDTGEEALEIAEHLVRSGAIDVIVIDSVAALVPKAEIEGEMGDSHMGLQARLMSQALRKLTGTISKSKTTVIFINQIRMQIGVMFGNPETTTGGRALKFYASVRMDIRRIGAIKDGENVIGSHVKVKVVKNKVAAPFKEAEFDILYNEGISREGELLDLAIERTLVQKSGTWFSFGEERIGQGRENARLWLKEHPDAVAELERKLREALGLTRVAAAPADPAAADGKGERRVRI
- a CDS encoding regulatory protein RecX — its product is MARESAGSASRPMTLSPERAGSEEAAKEAALRILARGPRTEREVEDRLRGRGYHSDAVERALERLRRVSLLDDRAFVRSFLRTELFKAPQGKRLLEVKLRRRGVSDALIRDVDALLEEDPDLTGRSLASEGGRAAAGAAQLRRRYARLKPELYRRRMQQALARRGFAWDTIREILGEDT